A window of the Rhizobium viscosum genome harbors these coding sequences:
- a CDS encoding endonuclease/exonuclease/phosphatase family protein: protein MPDKSITLLTYNVHSCIGTDRKLDPGRIANVIAEAEADIVALQEVDVGRRRTGGIDQAHMIASLLKMQAHFHPALSVAEEQYGDAIITALPTGAIKAGPLPSIGETRGALSVEIVVGERKLLVVNTHLGLRGRDRIRQITTLLNSGWLRGTADEPVPSILCGDFNAIPASATYRLATRSLRDVQLAGAASPKPTFPSRYPLMRLDHIFVTDDLVVGKAAVLQTRLARVASDHLPLLAEIGFRRSVTLPPWFERPPHK, encoded by the coding sequence ATGCCGGATAAATCGATCACACTGCTCACCTATAACGTGCACAGCTGCATCGGCACCGACCGCAAGCTTGACCCCGGCCGCATCGCCAATGTCATCGCGGAGGCCGAAGCCGACATCGTCGCTCTCCAGGAAGTCGATGTCGGACGGCGCAGGACAGGCGGGATCGACCAGGCGCACATGATCGCATCATTGCTGAAGATGCAGGCGCATTTCCATCCAGCGTTGTCAGTCGCCGAGGAGCAATACGGAGATGCGATCATCACCGCATTGCCGACCGGTGCGATCAAGGCCGGGCCGCTGCCATCCATCGGCGAAACGCGCGGCGCCCTATCCGTCGAGATAGTGGTTGGTGAAAGAAAGCTGCTCGTCGTCAACACGCATCTTGGCCTTCGCGGACGCGATCGCATTCGCCAGATTACCACGCTGCTGAATTCAGGTTGGCTGCGCGGTACGGCAGATGAGCCCGTTCCAAGCATTCTTTGCGGCGATTTCAACGCCATTCCGGCATCTGCGACCTATCGTCTTGCTACTCGGTCGTTGAGGGATGTCCAGCTTGCGGGAGCGGCATCGCCAAAACCGACCTTCCCTTCCCGCTATCCGCTGATGCGTCTCGACCACATTTTCGTGACCGACGATCTGGTCGTAGGAAAAGCCGCAGTCCTCCAGACCCGACTGGCCAGAGTCGCCTCGGATCACCTCCCCCTTCTTGCGGAAATCGGTTTCCGTCGATCTGTCACCTTGCCACCGTGGTTTGAGAGACCGCCGCACAAATAA
- a CDS encoding GFA family protein, whose translation MEENMARHGGCLCGTVRYQVEGEPYRIGLCHCADCRKESGSSFTSFAHWPRDSFSFSGVTKIYRGRSFCPRCGSTLFCLNDKDVEIRLGSLDDTPARLLPEFEVWTKRREPWLPALEWATQHVEDTPCAERDRTAP comes from the coding sequence ATGGAGGAAAACATGGCTCGTCACGGCGGCTGCCTGTGCGGCACGGTCCGATATCAGGTAGAGGGAGAGCCATACCGTATAGGGCTTTGCCACTGCGCTGATTGTCGAAAGGAAAGCGGATCCTCCTTCACATCCTTCGCCCACTGGCCGCGTGACTCGTTCTCATTTTCTGGCGTTACCAAAATCTATAGGGGCCGCAGTTTCTGCCCCAGATGCGGATCCACGCTGTTCTGTCTGAATGACAAAGATGTCGAGATTCGCCTGGGATCGCTTGACGATACACCCGCCCGGCTACTCCCCGAGTTCGAGGTCTGGACGAAGAGGCGCGAACCGTGGCTGCCTGCGCTAGAGTGGGCGACCCAGCATGTGGAAGACACGCCTTGCGCGGAGAGGGACCGAACAGCTCCTTAG
- a CDS encoding DUF982 domain-containing protein: MTTNRYSAFAPIGLNFHNTQPSTVIRNLTSAARVLIQDCPLDDGEDYVIAVNACADALVGERSPEELRQALLKVANEAGISALSLVQDEGCEVSGLSHFGRCTGSEVSSLLVAHPSGGEIL, translated from the coding sequence ATGACGACGAATAGATATTCGGCCTTTGCGCCGATCGGCCTCAATTTCCATAACACCCAGCCGTCAACGGTTATCCGCAATCTCACCAGTGCGGCGCGCGTACTCATCCAGGATTGTCCGCTCGACGATGGCGAGGACTACGTCATTGCCGTCAACGCCTGCGCTGATGCGCTCGTTGGCGAGAGGAGCCCAGAAGAGCTTCGGCAAGCGCTTCTGAAGGTCGCCAACGAGGCCGGCATCTCCGCCCTCTCACTTGTCCAGGATGAGGGTTGCGAGGTGAGCGGGTTGAGCCATTTCGGTCGTTGCACGGGCAGTGAGGTGTCATCGCTCCTTGTTGCCCACCCGTCGGGAGGTGAGATCCTATGA
- a CDS encoding alpha/beta fold hydrolase: protein MAKFETGDVRIHFTEHGSAHGEPVLLLHGWPDDASTWDAVIARLPRHRFKLIVPTIRGFGESAFKRNEAPRTANAGILAMDAIALMDGLGIERFSAVGHDWGSNVAEALAIGWPDRVLKMALLSSLPRMGGVGAPPFWHAQLYWYHWFLATERGAKAVADDPKGFARIHWENWSPDGWFDDKTFERVAAAFENPDWVAVTLHSYRTRWQEAEPDPRSLWLEQKIKTTTTLELPAVYVQGQEDGVNPPQVSENVHEKFTGPFERILLQNVGHFPQREDPETVARELSVFFGD from the coding sequence ATGGCAAAGTTTGAGACTGGCGACGTGCGCATTCATTTCACCGAGCACGGCAGCGCCCACGGCGAGCCGGTTCTCCTGTTGCACGGATGGCCGGACGACGCCTCGACCTGGGATGCCGTCATCGCGCGGCTTCCTCGGCACCGCTTCAAGCTGATCGTGCCGACCATCCGCGGATTCGGCGAGAGCGCCTTTAAACGCAACGAGGCCCCACGGACCGCCAATGCCGGCATCCTTGCGATGGACGCCATCGCCCTGATGGACGGACTCGGGATCGAACGCTTTTCAGCCGTCGGCCACGACTGGGGTTCGAACGTTGCGGAAGCCCTCGCGATCGGCTGGCCGGATCGGGTCCTGAAGATGGCGCTGCTGTCGAGCCTGCCACGTATGGGCGGTGTCGGGGCGCCGCCATTCTGGCACGCACAGCTCTACTGGTATCACTGGTTCCTCGCTACCGAACGCGGCGCAAAGGCCGTGGCAGACGATCCCAAGGGCTTTGCGCGCATCCATTGGGAGAACTGGTCGCCCGACGGGTGGTTCGACGACAAGACCTTCGAGCGCGTTGCCGCCGCCTTCGAAAACCCCGACTGGGTCGCAGTGACGCTGCACAGCTACCGCACCCGCTGGCAGGAGGCCGAGCCGGATCCGCGCAGTCTGTGGCTCGAACAGAAGATCAAGACGACGACGACGCTCGAACTGCCTGCCGTCTACGTTCAGGGGCAGGAAGATGGCGTTAATCCACCGCAAGTCTCCGAAAACGTCCACGAGAAATTCACCGGACCGTTCGAACGCATCCTGCTGCAGAATGTCGGTCACTTCCCGCAGCGCGAAGACCCTGAAACCGTCGCCAGGGAGCTTTCGGTGTTCTTCGGCGATTGA
- a CDS encoding flavodoxin family protein: protein MPDGNTSDDLEPRKGSPGARLEEHEFKKRFLDQFKDDAYIPLKAELAKITAAAWDAYRHSRKSPHTRKAGAAFADPDYDLATDWLNARGAILKAQARHQDQAGPMRFLLISGSSRSEHTCPGEISKTYRMVEIARAILVQAPHVNVEVLDLSRIAAEYGRQIHPCKACFSTSAALCHWPCSCYPNYSLGQIHDWMNDIYAMWVEAHGIMIVTPVNWYQTSSPLKLMIDRLVCADGGNPDPTSTHGKHAREAKELEMRGWDYPKHLAGRLFSVIVHGDTEGAENVRRSVSDWLKSMDLVPAGALAEVDGYIGYFEPYATSHAAFERDEAIQEEVRNAARTLLEAVAAKRDGRQVAAGSRLTPARKK from the coding sequence ATGCCAGACGGAAATACGTCCGACGATCTCGAGCCCCGCAAAGGCAGCCCCGGCGCGCGGCTTGAAGAGCATGAATTCAAGAAGCGCTTTCTCGATCAGTTCAAGGATGACGCCTACATTCCGCTCAAGGCCGAACTGGCAAAGATCACGGCGGCGGCCTGGGACGCTTACCGGCATTCGCGCAAGAGTCCGCATACGCGCAAGGCGGGAGCCGCCTTCGCCGACCCGGACTATGACTTGGCGACGGATTGGCTTAATGCGCGCGGCGCCATCCTGAAGGCGCAGGCGCGACACCAGGATCAGGCTGGCCCGATGCGGTTCCTGCTCATCAGCGGATCATCGCGCAGCGAGCACACCTGTCCTGGCGAAATTTCCAAGACCTACCGCATGGTCGAGATCGCCAGGGCGATCCTGGTGCAGGCGCCGCACGTCAATGTCGAGGTGCTCGACCTCAGCCGCATTGCCGCCGAATACGGCCGGCAGATCCATCCGTGTAAGGCGTGCTTCTCCACCTCGGCGGCACTCTGTCATTGGCCGTGCTCGTGTTACCCGAACTATTCGCTCGGGCAGATCCACGACTGGATGAACGATATCTATGCGATGTGGGTGGAAGCCCACGGCATCATGATCGTTACGCCCGTCAACTGGTACCAGACGTCGTCGCCGCTCAAGCTCATGATCGACCGACTGGTCTGCGCCGATGGCGGCAATCCCGACCCGACCAGCACACATGGCAAACATGCGAGAGAAGCCAAAGAGCTCGAAATGAGAGGATGGGACTATCCCAAGCATCTGGCGGGTCGCCTCTTCTCGGTGATCGTGCACGGCGATACCGAGGGTGCCGAAAACGTCCGTCGCAGCGTCTCCGACTGGCTGAAGTCGATGGATCTCGTCCCGGCTGGCGCGTTGGCGGAAGTCGATGGCTATATCGGATACTTCGAACCCTACGCGACCAGTCATGCCGCCTTCGAAAGGGACGAGGCAATCCAGGAGGAAGTCCGAAACGCGGCCCGGACATTGCTGGAGGCCGTCGCCGCCAAACGCGACGGCCGGCAGGTGGCAGCCGGATCACGCCTGACGCCCGCCAGAAAGAAATAG
- a CDS encoding low affinity iron permease family protein, with translation MNARAGFLRLSESAVAVCSHRLVLASVFCAAIVWCATGAWLSFPTKWLLLSSTLLTTCILLILLLMQHSQNRDMHALQVKADELIRSNESAANRLIGAEKRESHEIEEMVRDRQEDV, from the coding sequence ATGAACGCCCGAGCAGGATTCCTTCGCCTTTCCGAAAGCGCTGTCGCAGTCTGCAGCCATCGCCTTGTGCTTGCGTCTGTCTTCTGCGCTGCAATCGTCTGGTGCGCGACCGGCGCATGGCTGAGCTTCCCCACGAAATGGCTGCTGCTGTCCAGTACGCTGTTAACGACCTGCATCCTGCTCATCCTGCTTCTGATGCAACACTCGCAGAACCGCGACATGCACGCCCTGCAGGTCAAGGCAGACGAACTCATTCGTTCGAACGAGAGTGCGGCCAACCGCCTGATCGGCGCCGAGAAGCGCGAATCCCATGAGATCGAGGAGATGGTGCGCGATCGTCAGGAGGACGTCTGA
- a CDS encoding low affinity iron permease family protein, translating to MSENTASRLFSKFATTIADLSGKPATFVLALALVAVWAVSGPFFGYSETWQLIINTSTTIITFLMVFVLQNSQNRDGKALQAKLDELILTSQAQNKFVGIEKLDEQQLRDMSEKLAEKAERVGEAADDKADDRETVQTSS from the coding sequence ATGAGCGAGAACACCGCATCCAGACTCTTTTCCAAATTCGCAACCACCATCGCAGATCTCTCGGGCAAGCCGGCCACCTTCGTCCTGGCGCTCGCCCTCGTGGCGGTCTGGGCGGTTTCCGGTCCCTTTTTCGGCTATTCCGAAACTTGGCAGCTCATCATCAACACGTCGACGACCATCATCACCTTCCTCATGGTCTTCGTCCTGCAGAACTCGCAGAACCGCGACGGCAAAGCGCTGCAGGCCAAGCTTGACGAGCTCATCCTGACATCGCAGGCGCAGAACAAGTTTGTCGGCATCGAGAAGCTCGACGAGCAGCAGCTTCGTGACATGAGCGAGAAACTCGCCGAGAAAGCCGAGCGGGTAGGGGAAGCGGCCGACGACAAGGCCGACGACCGGGAGACGGTTCAGACGTCCTCCTGA
- a CDS encoding FdhF/YdeP family oxidoreductase, with protein sequence MAPKTRLPKTKPYSGPSGGWGSAKSVAEIILQERVALKAPAILSAQNRPEGYMCVSCAWAKPAKTHPLEFCENGAKATAWEITSRRADRAFFDGHTLGELEAWPDHDLEERGRLTQPMRWDAATDKYVPVSWTKAFAEIGRELRALDPRQVDFYTSGRASLEASYMYQLFARMYGSNNMPDSSNMCHESSSVALPESIGASVGTAVLSDFQNTDCIFYIAQNVGTSSPRLLHDLQDAVDRGVKIVTFNLLRERGLERFVNPQRPAQMLTSKETRISREYYQVKNGGDIAALFGVCKALIEADDTLKASGQSRVAGKDGEPRDPENAAMIAFAASIAAADKKHVLDHDFIKEHTAGFEEFAQAARKHRWEELERLSGLSREQMTQAAATYARSDAVMMVYGMGLTQQLKGVENVHMVCNLALLRGNIGKPGANICAVRGHSNVQGQRTVGITEKPGLAPLDKLSELYGFEPPRWTGRSTVETCEAVVSGQSRAFISLGGNFLRAVPDTAAMEEGWGKLRLTVQIATKLNRSHVLHGEIAYLLPCLGRIEVDEQATGPQAVSIESSIAHFHASRGKTKPASTELLSEPAIVAGMAKATLGQSRVLWDAWVGNYGEIRDAIERTYPETFKDFNKRLFKPGGFSRPLPARERKWVTKSGKANFISPEKLFPEFPTSGDADVLHLATLRSNDQFNTTIYGYSDRYRGVEGTRKIVFMNPDDIVRLGFTEGENVDLTTAIDATNVRRVTAMRIVPYDIPKGCCGAYYPETNPLFPLAHHDPKSKTPSYKLLPVRLSRSSEVSP encoded by the coding sequence ATGGCACCGAAAACACGCCTGCCCAAAACCAAACCTTACTCCGGACCCTCCGGCGGATGGGGCTCGGCGAAATCGGTGGCCGAGATTATCCTGCAGGAACGTGTCGCCTTGAAAGCGCCGGCCATCCTGTCGGCCCAGAACAGGCCGGAAGGCTACATGTGCGTGAGCTGCGCCTGGGCAAAACCTGCGAAGACGCATCCGCTTGAGTTCTGCGAGAACGGTGCAAAAGCCACGGCCTGGGAGATCACATCCCGACGCGCCGACCGGGCTTTCTTCGACGGCCACACGCTTGGTGAATTGGAGGCCTGGCCCGACCACGATCTCGAGGAACGAGGGCGGCTGACCCAGCCCATGCGCTGGGATGCGGCGACAGACAAATATGTTCCCGTCTCCTGGACGAAAGCCTTCGCGGAAATCGGGCGAGAATTGCGCGCCCTCGATCCTCGCCAGGTCGATTTCTACACCTCTGGGCGGGCTTCGCTCGAAGCAAGCTACATGTATCAGCTGTTTGCACGCATGTACGGCAGCAACAACATGCCCGACAGCTCGAACATGTGTCACGAAAGTTCCTCGGTGGCACTTCCCGAGAGTATCGGAGCCTCCGTCGGCACGGCTGTTCTGTCAGACTTCCAGAATACGGATTGCATCTTCTACATCGCACAGAACGTCGGCACATCGTCGCCCCGTCTGCTTCACGACCTCCAGGATGCCGTCGATCGCGGGGTGAAAATCGTCACCTTCAACCTGTTGCGAGAACGTGGGCTCGAGCGCTTCGTCAATCCGCAAAGACCGGCGCAGATGCTGACGAGTAAGGAGACAAGGATTTCCCGCGAATATTATCAGGTGAAAAATGGCGGCGATATCGCCGCCCTGTTTGGCGTCTGCAAGGCCCTCATCGAAGCCGACGATACCTTGAAAGCGTCCGGCCAGAGCCGCGTCGCAGGCAAAGACGGCGAACCAAGAGATCCTGAAAATGCGGCCATGATCGCCTTTGCCGCGTCGATTGCAGCAGCCGACAAAAAGCACGTCCTCGACCACGACTTCATCAAGGAACATACGGCAGGCTTCGAAGAGTTCGCGCAGGCGGCGCGCAAGCACCGATGGGAAGAGCTGGAGCGGCTTTCCGGTCTCAGCCGCGAGCAGATGACACAGGCAGCAGCCACCTACGCCAGATCGGATGCGGTGATGATGGTCTATGGCATGGGACTGACGCAGCAGCTCAAGGGTGTGGAGAATGTCCATATGGTCTGCAATCTCGCCCTCCTGCGCGGCAATATCGGTAAGCCCGGCGCCAATATCTGTGCGGTCCGCGGTCACTCGAACGTGCAAGGACAGCGAACCGTCGGCATCACGGAAAAGCCGGGCCTCGCACCGCTGGACAAGCTTTCGGAACTCTACGGTTTCGAACCGCCCCGCTGGACAGGCCGCTCGACGGTTGAAACCTGTGAGGCTGTCGTCAGCGGCCAATCACGCGCTTTCATCAGCCTCGGCGGAAATTTCTTGCGAGCGGTGCCCGACACGGCTGCCATGGAGGAAGGATGGGGCAAATTGCGATTGACGGTGCAAATCGCCACCAAGCTCAATCGCAGCCACGTTCTGCACGGCGAGATTGCCTATCTCCTGCCCTGTCTTGGCCGCATCGAGGTTGACGAGCAGGCAACCGGTCCGCAGGCAGTCTCGATCGAGAGTTCCATTGCCCATTTCCACGCGTCGCGAGGCAAGACGAAACCCGCCAGTACCGAACTCCTCTCCGAACCCGCGATCGTCGCCGGCATGGCGAAGGCCACGCTCGGCCAATCGAGGGTCCTATGGGACGCCTGGGTTGGAAATTATGGCGAGATTCGCGACGCGATCGAGCGAACCTACCCCGAGACCTTCAAGGACTTCAACAAGCGGCTCTTCAAGCCGGGTGGCTTTTCAAGGCCGCTTCCGGCGCGGGAGCGCAAATGGGTGACGAAGAGCGGAAAGGCAAATTTCATCAGCCCGGAAAAGCTCTTCCCCGAATTCCCGACCTCAGGGGACGCCGACGTTCTTCATCTCGCGACGCTTCGGTCCAATGATCAGTTCAATACGACGATCTATGGCTATAGCGATCGTTATCGCGGCGTCGAAGGCACCCGCAAGATCGTCTTCATGAATCCGGACGATATCGTCCGGCTGGGATTCACCGAAGGAGAGAATGTCGATCTTACGACAGCGATCGACGCGACCAACGTGCGCAGGGTGACGGCGATGAGGATTGTCCCATACGACATTCCCAAGGGCTGCTGCGGAGCGTATTATCCGGAGACAAATCCGCTCTTTCCCCTGGCTCATCACGACCCGAAGTCTAAGACACCGTCTTACAAACTTCTTCCGGTGCGCCTCAGCCGATCGAGCGAGGTTTCCCCATGA
- a CDS encoding c-type cytochrome: MVRAFNDLRWPSLALAFLLLVGGSALLGRARQVRELRQDPPIAADLDRYRLMPNGISGTPPEVYFALGKPYETDAYNLSQGKRLYSWFDCQTCHGDGRGGIGPSFLDGWWLYGPEIVSIVASIRDGRPHGMPAFGNRMTIEQIWQLAGYVQTIGAYTGKAAATGRNDGSHTRPAENRTPAKILFNAGPAGFHPDQGPSP; this comes from the coding sequence ATGGTCAGGGCGTTCAATGATTTAAGGTGGCCGTCTTTGGCGTTGGCGTTTCTTCTGCTCGTCGGCGGAAGCGCTCTTCTCGGTCGGGCGCGCCAGGTGCGAGAGCTTCGTCAGGACCCGCCGATTGCCGCCGATCTCGACCGGTATCGGCTTATGCCCAACGGCATCAGCGGTACGCCTCCGGAAGTCTATTTCGCGCTCGGCAAGCCGTATGAAACGGATGCATATAATCTCAGCCAAGGCAAACGCCTCTATAGCTGGTTTGACTGTCAAACGTGTCATGGCGACGGCCGTGGCGGCATCGGACCATCCTTCCTCGATGGCTGGTGGCTCTATGGCCCCGAGATCGTCTCCATAGTCGCATCGATCCGCGACGGCCGGCCGCACGGCATGCCTGCATTTGGGAACCGGATGACAATCGAGCAAATCTGGCAACTTGCTGGCTATGTACAGACCATCGGTGCCTATACGGGCAAGGCCGCGGCGACGGGAAGAAACGACGGCAGTCACACAAGGCCAGCCGAAAACAGGACGCCCGCCAAGATCCTCTTCAACGCGGGGCCGGCCGGTTTTCATCCAGACCAGGGACCTTCCCCTTGA
- the coxB gene encoding cytochrome c oxidase subunit II, with product MKTWRILLLSILALVSACSGNQSALDPGGAAAIHIEHLIIGVVAVCTAIWILVMIVLGWALLRDHSQESGRSGERQLTLTVTAGLGATVLIITGLTIASFYTTRSIGLPENASLTIVVKGQQWWWQVIYADPDPAFSFQTANEIHIPVGQDVRIQLESADVVHSFWVPNLAGKQDLVPGRSNSIVLRAERPGVYRGQCAEFCGMQHSHMAMMIIAEEPALYQRWLAAQRSDGVKATNPEASAGMAAFLSKPCAACHTVRGTPASGTTGPDLTHVGSRQTIAAGLFETSRGSLAAWIADPQTLKPGNNMPMVPLTSAELRDISAYMESLK from the coding sequence TTGAAAACCTGGCGCATCCTTCTGCTGTCGATCCTTGCTCTCGTCTCGGCCTGCAGCGGCAACCAGTCGGCGCTGGATCCCGGGGGCGCTGCCGCCATCCACATCGAGCATCTGATCATCGGCGTCGTCGCGGTCTGCACAGCGATCTGGATCCTGGTGATGATCGTGCTCGGCTGGGCACTGTTGCGCGATCACAGCCAGGAGAGCGGCCGGTCCGGGGAACGGCAATTGACGCTGACGGTCACGGCTGGTTTGGGAGCTACCGTCCTCATCATCACAGGTCTGACGATCGCCAGCTTCTATACGACCCGGAGCATCGGTCTGCCCGAAAACGCCTCGCTGACGATTGTGGTGAAAGGACAGCAATGGTGGTGGCAGGTCATCTATGCCGACCCCGATCCGGCGTTCAGTTTCCAGACCGCCAACGAAATCCATATCCCCGTCGGCCAGGATGTGCGGATCCAGCTCGAAAGCGCCGATGTCGTTCACTCGTTCTGGGTGCCAAATCTTGCCGGAAAACAGGATCTCGTGCCTGGGCGAAGCAACAGTATTGTCCTGCGTGCCGAGCGGCCCGGCGTCTATCGCGGTCAGTGCGCCGAATTTTGCGGCATGCAGCATAGCCATATGGCGATGATGATCATCGCCGAGGAACCCGCGCTCTATCAGCGCTGGCTCGCGGCCCAGCGCAGCGATGGCGTGAAGGCAACCAACCCGGAGGCATCAGCCGGAATGGCCGCCTTTCTGTCAAAACCATGCGCAGCCTGCCATACGGTTCGCGGAACGCCTGCGTCCGGCACTACAGGCCCGGATCTGACCCATGTCGGCAGCCGCCAGACGATCGCAGCCGGCCTTTTCGAGACGAGCCGCGGTTCGTTGGCGGCCTGGATTGCCGATCCGCAGACGCTCAAGCCTGGAAACAATATGCCGATGGTTCCCCTTACCAGCGCTGAGCTGCGGGATATCTCCGCCTATATGGAGAGCCTCAAATGA
- the ctaD gene encoding cytochrome c oxidase subunit I produces MDEPELDRRLTAIWSTPAGVWGTLSTVDHKTIGRRYIVTAFIFLALGGMLALAMRLQLSQPEARFIGPDRYNQIFTMHGTNMMFLFAVPVMEAVAVYLVPLMVGTRNIAFPRLNAFSYWIYLAGGMLLWIAFAVDAGPDAGWFAYVPLSGPEYAAGKRADIWAQMITFTEVSALAVAVEIVVTVFKQRAPGMSLDRIPLFVWSMLVTSFLVILAMPAIMIASTALILDRLVGTHFFNPAEGGDVLLWQHLFWFFGHPEVYIIFLPAVGMVSTIVATFTRRPVFGYLAMVMALIATGVLAFGLWVHHMFVAGLPRLGESFFTASSMVIAIPAGLQIFCWLATMWAGRPVFKTPFLFVIGFVVIFVIGGLTGVMVASVPFDTQVHDTYFVVAHFHYVLVGGAVFPLLGAIYYWFPKMTGRMMSETLGRWIFSLIFTGFNLTFFPMHILGLQGMPRRIYTYQPEMPWSGVNMFISLSAVILAAGFLLFFIDVIRSAKSGSAAPANPWGASTLEWATASPPPSYNFGRLPVVGSLEPLSDNPETLPVATGLSVNRRELVVTSLVEALPQARESSPGNSIWPLWSALATTAMLIWSIFTPWAVVWGSIPVAITLVGWFWPKGVPEDDS; encoded by the coding sequence ATGGACGAGCCGGAACTCGACCGCCGCCTCACAGCGATCTGGTCGACGCCGGCAGGGGTTTGGGGGACCCTTTCGACCGTCGATCACAAGACTATCGGCCGTCGCTATATCGTGACAGCTTTCATATTCCTGGCGCTCGGCGGAATGCTGGCGCTCGCGATGCGCCTGCAGTTATCGCAACCGGAAGCCCGTTTCATCGGCCCGGATCGTTACAATCAGATCTTCACGATGCATGGCACGAACATGATGTTTCTGTTCGCGGTCCCCGTGATGGAGGCTGTGGCCGTCTATCTCGTGCCGTTGATGGTGGGCACCCGCAACATCGCGTTCCCGCGCCTTAATGCTTTTTCCTACTGGATATATCTTGCCGGCGGAATGCTCTTGTGGATCGCATTTGCGGTCGATGCCGGCCCTGACGCGGGATGGTTTGCCTATGTGCCGTTATCCGGCCCCGAATACGCCGCCGGCAAGCGCGCCGACATCTGGGCGCAGATGATTACCTTTACCGAAGTCTCGGCGCTGGCCGTCGCCGTCGAGATCGTGGTCACCGTGTTCAAACAGCGCGCCCCCGGCATGTCGCTCGACCGGATCCCGTTGTTCGTCTGGTCGATGCTTGTGACATCCTTTCTCGTCATTCTGGCGATGCCCGCAATCATGATCGCCAGCACCGCGCTCATTCTCGATCGCCTTGTCGGCACGCATTTCTTCAATCCGGCGGAAGGCGGCGACGTGTTGCTGTGGCAGCATCTGTTCTGGTTCTTCGGCCATCCGGAGGTCTACATCATCTTCCTGCCGGCCGTCGGCATGGTCTCGACGATCGTCGCGACCTTCACACGACGCCCCGTGTTCGGTTATCTCGCCATGGTGATGGCCCTGATCGCGACCGGTGTTTTGGCCTTCGGTCTTTGGGTCCATCATATGTTCGTCGCCGGCCTGCCTCGCTTGGGAGAAAGCTTTTTTACGGCCTCGAGCATGGTGATCGCCATCCCTGCAGGCCTGCAGATATTCTGCTGGCTGGCGACGATGTGGGCAGGCAGACCAGTGTTCAAGACGCCGTTTCTGTTCGTCATCGGCTTTGTCGTCATATTCGTGATCGGTGGTCTGACCGGCGTGATGGTGGCGTCCGTGCCCTTCGACACTCAAGTTCACGACACCTATTTCGTCGTCGCTCACTTCCATTATGTCCTGGTCGGCGGCGCAGTCTTTCCGTTGCTCGGCGCAATCTATTACTGGTTCCCGAAAATGACTGGCCGGATGATGAGCGAGACGCTCGGCCGCTGGATATTCAGCCTGATTTTTACGGGCTTCAACCTCACCTTCTTTCCAATGCACATTCTCGGCCTGCAGGGCATGCCGCGCCGCATCTACACCTATCAGCCCGAAATGCCATGGTCAGGCGTGAACATGTTCATCAGCTTGAGCGCCGTCATCCTGGCTGCCGGCTTCCTATTGTTTTTCATCGACGTTATCCGCAGTGCAAAATCAGGGTCGGCCGCACCCGCCAATCCTTGGGGAGCTTCGACGCTGGAATGGGCGACCGCGTCGCCGCCGCCGTCCTACAATTTCGGACGGCTGCCGGTCGTCGGGAGCCTCGAACCCTTGTCCGATAACCCGGAGACGCTTCCGGTCGCTACCGGTCTCAGCGTCAATCGCCGCGAGCTCGTCGTCACCAGCCTCGTCGAAGCGCTCCCGCAAGCGCGTGAGTCTTCGCCGGGAAATTCGATCTGGCCGCTTTGGTCGGCGCTCGCCACCACGGCAATGCTCATCTGGTCGATATTCACGCCTTGGGCCGTCGTCTGGGGATCGATACCGGTCGCAATCACTCTTGTAGGCTGGTTCTGGCCAAAGGGTGTGCCGGAGGACGACTCGTGA